GGTGACTAGAGCCCGCCAGAGAGCCATCGGGCCTCACAGATATTTGGGGATGTTAGAGGTCGGGATGCAGAATCGCATTGGAGAGAGATAGCATGGTAATGGGTGCACCTGTCGGGTGGAGATGAAGGTCAGAGTTGCGTATATGATTTCAGGACGCTTTGCACACGAAGAAGCATGGGTGGAGATGCATTTGCCATgggagagacgagagagaaggagaagtgTGTTGATGTCTGTCTGCGCGATACCCTTCGTTCGTTTTGCTGGGGGGTTTTGAAATAGTCTTGGATGAGTTTGTCGTTTTTCAATAATAGAGTCGAGGTCTGTCTGTCATTGTATATATCTATTACCAAGCAGTCATCTGTGGTTGTATGATGGGGTTCTTGACTCAGGGGGAAACAGGTTTAGCCAAAGTAATGTTCATTTTTCTCATTCAGTCTTTTTGTTTTCCAGATATCCTGCCCAATCCATGACCCAAAGTACATAACTACATATATAGACATCAACATTTCATTCTCGTCGTGTGTATCAGCTCTACCACTGATCCGTAACAGCGCCGTGGCTGGCGTCTCCAACCAGCTTGGCATACTTGGCCAAGACTCCTCTTCTGACTCTCGGCTCGGGAGCCTTCCACTCGCTCCTccgcttctccatctcggcgtCGGTAATGTCGACGTCGATGCGGTTGCGCACGGCGTCAATGGTGATGACGTCACCGTTCTTGACGAGAGCGATAGGACCTCCGACCATGGCCTCGGGCACGACGTGACCCACGATAAAGCCGTGGGAAGCTCCGCTGTATCGGCCGTCCGTCACGAGAGCAAGGTTGGATAGGCCGGCGCCCATGATGGCTGCCGAAGCCTTGAGCTGTTCGGGCATACCAGGTCCGCCCTTGGGTCCCTCGTACCGCACAATGACTACCAGGTTTCCGTCATCGCGCGTGATCTCGCTTTTTGCCAGCGCAGCAGAGAGCTCCTTTTCACTATCAAAGACACGCGCCTTGCCGGTGAAGGAGAGACCTTCCTTGCCTGTGATCTTGGCGACTGCACCGCCAGGAGCAAAGTTACCGCGGAGGATGCGGATATGGCCGGTGGCCTTGATGGGGTCCTCGAGGGGACGGATGATGTCTTGTCCGGGGTCCAGGCTAGGCCAGTCGGCGACGTTCTCGGCGAGGGTCTTGCCGGTGATAGTCATGATGCTGCCGTCGAGGACGCCGCGGGCGACGAGCATCTTGATGACGGAGGGTGTACCACCAACATTGTAGAGGTCCTCCATGTAGTACTTTCCGCTGGGGGCGAGGTCTGCGAGGAAAGGAGTGCGGTCACTGGCGCGCTGGACGTCGTCGAGGGTCAGGGGCACGCCGGCAGTAttggccatggcgaggaAGTGAAGCACACCATTAGTAGAACCGCCAAGGATCATAGTCAGCACGAGGGCGTTTTCGAACGATGCCCGAGTCATGATGTCGCGGGGACGGAGATCCTTCTCCATGGTAGTTCGAATAACCTGAGCAGCACGCTCACACTCACGTCGCTTCTCAGGAGACTCAGCGGGATACGAAGATGATCCAGGGAGCGTGAGGCccatggcctcgatggcGGTAGCCATGGTGTTTGCCGTGTACATACCACCACAGGCACCAGCTCCAGGACAAGCATGCTTCTCAATATCATCCATAACATCAGAGCTGTTACGGCCGGGAGCACCGGGATCCGTCTTTGCATGGAGGCGGCCATAGGTAAAGGCACCCTGGGCCTCGTAACAGGTGCTGATGTTGATGGGCTTCTCGAGAAGGTTAGAGTGACCCTTGCGGATGGTGCCGCCGTAGATCATGATGAAGGGCCGGTTGTGGCGGGCAGCGGCCATGACGGTTCCGGGCATGTTCTTGTCACAGCCGGGAATGGAGATGTTGGCATCGTGGTGCTGAGCGCAGGTGACGGACTCGATCGAGTCGGCGATGATCTCGCGCGTCTGGAGGGAGAAGCGCATGCCTAATAGCATCTAAGCCCGCTAGTTCACTGTCGAGGCTCAACAAAAACTCACCTTCACCgcccatggtgatggcgtctGACACGCCGATGGTGTTGAACTGCCATCCGAGCATGCCCTCCCTCTCCACAGCCGTCTTGACGATCTGACCGAGGTCAAGAACTAGGTTTTCGTGTAAGTGCACCTTGCCGAGGTGAAGTTTTGAGAGTGTTGGTTTTTTTTGTCATCTCACTCACGATGAGTACTGCGAGAAAGCAATGTTAACACGACCGGTAAACGCCAATGGCTAGATATTTTACTCTTGGAGTGTCAAAGACTCACTTGCAAGGGTTGCCCTGCCACCAGACGGTCGCGATGCCGACCTGGGGCgcgttcttcatcttgtccttgttgggGACGCCGGCTCCGTAGAGCATGGCCTAGACGGGCTTCAGACCCTGACACCACATGATGGGGAAACTCAATTGAGGGCCATACCTGAGCTCCGGGGTAGTCATGCTCGCGAGTGACCTTTGTGGACCAGCGGTTGAGAGGTCCTCCGGGAGGCAAGCACGGGAAGGGGATGTAGTCGCTGGACTGTTTGGGATCGTGGGTGGGGACGGGGCTGACGTCGGTAGTAGCTTGCTTGTCCGCCATTGTAGAAGATGTTTCACACTGTCAAACAAACAAACTTAAGTAGAATAAAAAAGAGTTCAAGTATTTTTACGGAGTGTGCGGCTGAAGTGTCGGTGGTTAGATATGTAAGGTACTAATAATGCAAGTTCTGTTTTGCGATGTCGGAGGGCGTGATGAGTGACACAACGTTGCAAGCAAAGATTCCGTCAGCCACAGACAACAAGGTGACAAGAGTCTAGACAAAATGAcgaaagagaggaggagaaggagggaaaAAATGAAAAAAATGTGGTGCGAGTGTGCGACTGACGTGCGTCGTTAGAGCGTGCCTCTCTCTGCCGGCAAGCGGAGGTTCAAGAACGGCACAACGAACAACGACCTTCAAAAGGCGGGCGTGTGCATTTCCGAACTTTTTAGCTGCCAATCGAAGTGGCTAACAAAAACTTACTTACCAAGTGGCTAAGCTCGGGGCAGGTCTCCAAGGTTCTTGgggaggcttgggcttggggctGTAGGTGCTGATATCACCCTGTGGAGAACCAGAAGCCTTTTTGTTCTTGTAAGCCCTAGAGATGTCGAATGTTTCTCTCAAATTTTGGGGGAGCACCAGATAGGGTAGAGGCGGTTCATCAAGGTAAATCAAAAGATATCAAATCTTGTGGAACAATAAAAGATAGAGGCAAAAAAAGACCAATGGATTCATCTCCAGTAACCCATGCCTCCTCCCCCAAGTCTT
This Fusarium keratoplasticum isolate Fu6.1 chromosome 6, whole genome shotgun sequence DNA region includes the following protein-coding sequences:
- a CDS encoding Dihydroxy-acid dehydratase, with the protein product MADKQATTDVSPVPTHDPKQSSDYIPFPCLPPGGPLNRWSTKVTREHDYPGAQAMLYGAGVPNKDKMKNAPQVGIATVWWQGNPCNTHLLDLGQIVKTAVEREGMLGWQFNTIGVSDAITMGGEGMRFSLQTREIIADSIESVTCAQHHDANISIPGCDKNMPGTVMAAARHNRPFIMIYGGTIRKGHSNLLEKPINISTCYEAQGAFTYGRLHAKTDPGAPGRNSSDVMDDIEKHACPGAGACGGMYTANTMATAIEAMGLTLPGSSSYPAESPEKRRECERAAQVIRTTMEKDLRPRDIMTRASFENALVLTMILGGSTNGVLHFLAMANTAGVPLTLDDVQRASDRTPFLADLAPSGKYYMEDLYNVGGTPSVIKMLVARGVLDGSIMTITGKTLAENVADWPSLDPGQDIIRPLEDPIKATGHIRILRGNFAPGGAVAKITGKEGLSFTGKARVFDSEKELSAALAKSEITRDDGNLVVIVRYEGPKGGPGMPEQLKASAAIMGAGLSNLALVTDGRYSGASHGFIVGHVVPEAMVGGPIALVKNGDVITIDAVRNRIDVDITDAEMEKRRSEWKAPEPRVRRGVLAKYAKLVGDASHGAVTDQW